One part of the Microbulbifer sp. THAF38 genome encodes these proteins:
- a CDS encoding phosphodiesterase: MIREHNKSDSPPGVTSQRLIQITDPHIGSRPDYQLLGLDTGYTLDEVLTSLRSGLPRARALVATGDISANGSEASYCRFLEKTRTLPMPWYWLPGNHDVSARMKKLAPNRCTDLVALGDWRLLLLDTSVTGQICGGLDSAQLERLQLLLWETRDHPVIIMMHHQPVPVGSKWIDGHMLREGCETFLQMVDQAPQVKALVWGHVHQQFDSNRGHFGLHATPSTSVQFTPGSGPFAVDDEMPGYRWFELFSDGTYETGVERVAISKYCVDLASSGY, encoded by the coding sequence GTGATTCGCGAGCACAACAAGTCGGATTCACCCCCGGGGGTGACTTCGCAACGTCTTATCCAGATCACAGATCCACATATCGGCAGCAGGCCCGATTATCAATTGTTGGGTCTGGATACCGGCTACACCCTCGATGAAGTTTTGACCTCTCTCCGAAGTGGGCTACCCCGCGCCCGAGCCCTGGTTGCCACCGGCGATATCAGTGCCAATGGATCTGAGGCTTCCTACTGCCGATTCCTAGAAAAAACCCGCACACTTCCCATGCCCTGGTACTGGCTGCCCGGCAACCACGATGTCAGTGCCCGCATGAAAAAACTGGCTCCCAATCGCTGTACTGATTTGGTCGCCCTGGGAGATTGGCGCCTACTGCTGTTGGATACCAGCGTAACAGGACAGATTTGCGGTGGCCTGGACAGCGCGCAACTGGAGCGCCTGCAATTACTCCTGTGGGAAACCCGCGATCATCCGGTGATCATTATGATGCACCACCAGCCGGTACCTGTGGGTAGCAAGTGGATCGATGGCCATATGCTGCGCGAGGGCTGTGAAACCTTTTTGCAAATGGTCGATCAGGCTCCTCAGGTAAAAGCCCTGGTTTGGGGGCATGTACATCAGCAGTTTGACAGCAACCGAGGCCATTTCGGTCTGCATGCGACGCCCTCCACCTCTGTGCAGTTCACTCCCGGTAGCGGCCCCTTCGCCGTAGACGATGAGATGCCTGGTTACCGCTGGTTTGAATTGTTTAGCGATGGCACTTACGAAACTGGCGTGGAGCGGGTGGCTATCTCCAAGTATTGTGTCGATCTCGCCTCATCCGGATATTGA
- a CDS encoding DUF1249 domain-containing protein: MALLGEAKTRRRRQSKMSPNGNGRAVYRVDLSSYHADCDANYLRLTKLLPELSQRALWRYQLPGGTLVLRVVERSRYTTEVSLAAEVNLNECQWLEPPDLTVRLYHDACMAEVIKANGRGPVGGKGVDTAYPNPRMQRADERPQANRFLGEWLEYCLANGRAEFELVLDGQRF; encoded by the coding sequence ATGGCTCTACTGGGCGAGGCTAAAACGCGACGGCGAAGGCAGTCGAAAATGTCGCCAAATGGCAACGGGCGGGCGGTGTATAGAGTCGACCTGTCGTCTTATCATGCCGATTGTGACGCCAACTACCTGCGCTTGACCAAATTGTTGCCAGAGCTTTCACAAAGAGCGCTCTGGCGCTACCAGCTGCCCGGTGGCACTCTGGTGTTGAGAGTAGTGGAGCGCTCCAGATACACCACGGAGGTGTCTCTGGCGGCGGAGGTAAATCTCAACGAGTGTCAGTGGCTGGAGCCTCCAGACCTGACTGTACGCCTCTACCACGATGCGTGCATGGCGGAGGTGATAAAAGCCAATGGTCGCGGGCCGGTGGGTGGTAAAGGAGTGGATACCGCCTATCCAAATCCCCGTATGCAGCGTGCAGATGAGAGACCCCAGGCCAATCGCTTTCTCGGCGAGTGGTTGGAGTACTGTCTTGCAAATGGTCGTGCAGAATTTGAACTGGTGTTGGATGGCCAGAGATTTTAA
- a CDS encoding NUDIX domain-containing protein: MQIPLAQKVSELMSKMKSQKGLSPEFSADSVEVVSRETVYKGFFSMLRLRLRHRLFRGGWSEIFTRELFVRGPAVGVLLYDPDRDLVALTEQFRIGALERPAGPWCLEVVAGMVEAGEDLEHVARREVLEEAGLKVQALHFIHSYMPSVGGSSERLHLYCALVDLSSAEGYFGLEQENEDIRLRVFSRDSILATMAGGYAPGENPIDNSATIICMQWLQLNRAKLTNHRATA, from the coding sequence ATGCAGATCCCACTCGCGCAGAAGGTCAGCGAACTAATGTCAAAAATGAAGAGTCAAAAGGGTTTGTCCCCGGAGTTTTCCGCAGATTCTGTAGAAGTTGTTTCCAGGGAGACTGTCTATAAGGGATTTTTTTCCATGTTGCGGTTGCGGCTGCGCCATCGCCTTTTTCGCGGTGGCTGGAGTGAAATCTTCACGCGGGAGCTGTTTGTACGCGGTCCGGCAGTGGGGGTATTGCTCTACGATCCTGATCGGGATCTCGTTGCGCTTACCGAGCAGTTTCGTATTGGCGCACTGGAGCGACCGGCGGGCCCCTGGTGCCTGGAAGTAGTGGCCGGCATGGTGGAAGCCGGGGAGGACCTGGAGCATGTAGCCCGTCGCGAAGTACTGGAAGAAGCGGGGCTTAAGGTACAGGCGTTGCACTTTATCCACAGTTATATGCCCAGTGTGGGTGGCAGCTCCGAACGGCTGCACCTGTATTGTGCGCTGGTGGACTTGAGCAGTGCAGAGGGTTACTTTGGCTTGGAGCAGGAAAACGAAGATATCCGCCTGCGGGTATTTTCCAGAGACTCGATACTCGCCACCATGGCGGGGGGCTATGCTCCAGGTGAGAACCCTATCGATAATTCGGCCACCATTATTTGTATGCAGTGGCTGCAATTGAACCGGGCAAAACTAACAAACCACAGGGCAACTGCCTGA